Genomic window (Nymphaea colorata isolate Beijing-Zhang1983 chromosome 1, ASM883128v2, whole genome shotgun sequence):
CATGTGGATGATGAGTTGTaatctatgtgacataggtaccTGTATGGGTGCTGGTATGGATACAGGTTCagacaattttaaaaagaacTTGAATAAGGGGtacggtatatatatatattttgaatcataaatgtgttattttgtttgaattcttattttatgttatatatatataacataaaataagaattgaaacaaaataacacattcaagattcaaaatttatagattctaaagaagaaactattgaacaaaatatgaaaatgcaacTTTGTATGTGTTTCGTAagtgtaaatggtgtaaagaacaaaactgaagTCCGAAATTTTGGATAGAAAATGatttggtcaactttgaccgagttcTAAATCAATGAATATGGTCCTAGGTACGTTGACCATATGTTATCGCCTCTTAACACATGACGACCTTTGTGACATGGGTACTGCAATTACAGcactacccatgtgacaaaggtCGTCATGTCTTAAGAGGCGGTaacatttttatgaaatgtGTTACTTTTCACCATGTAATTGCTGCTTTAGGAGCTCATTTTGTTGGCAGTTTCTGAACACAATGCTGAGATTTTTAGATTTGGGTTACATGTTAGCACAAGTTCACATACTTCTTGTTGCTACAAAAATCCAAGATTAATTAATGTGCcgtaagtttgaaaatttcatttatttgatatctttatgcattttttattattttttcaattttattgatcACTGATTGCAGGTTCTGACAACCTAATACCTATGGAAATAGCtctaaaaatttcagaaaaattatAGCTAAGGAGAGAATTTCTGCATATATTGTAATTCCAGTGTGGCTTGTGATTGTTCCAAATGGTATTTCGATCCAGAGAATCCTCTATTGGCAGGTGAGCTAGTTAAGATAATTTTTTCAGATATCTTTCTGGCCACGGTTTTAAATATATGGAAAGTATTCTAGTATGACCATGTTTTCATATGCCAATCCTATGacacttttattttcaaaaggatATGTGTGCATCTTAGGACTGATATTTATTTCCCTTCTACTAGTATTACATTCTTTTCGTATATTGGGCCATTGTTGTTCAATTGAGGATCATAGTATTACCTAATTAGCATCTTGTTACCTCTTCGAACATGATTAGTGAAAATCTGCATAGCTAGAATGTTCTTCCCCTCAAATATGGTTGCTGAAGAGTTACATTGTGaatgtaatttttattatttgcaaATAATTGGTCAAGTTAGTGGTTTatttatatatctctctctctctctctgtagatatatatatatatatgtgtgtgtgtgtgtgtgtgtgtgtgtgtgtgtgagagagagagagagagagagagagtttcgaCCCCTAATATGTGTACAGTTTCCATTAACTTTGCATTTTAGTTTAATTAACTGTTTCTCAACTACCAATCAGCTGAAATCAATTTCTAAAGGTACTTCCAAAATCCATTTTTGGTTATCCAaataaaaaccaggttttgacgAGTGAAAGCTTGGTTTTTATTGTGTTGCCCAAACACTTAAACCAACTTCTCAAaactcatgaaaaaaaatggcTTTCACAAAACTAGATCTtgacaaaaaccattttttggaGGGATTCATCCAAACGCTACCTTAACGCTTTGACGTTGGTCCAAAGTTTGTTGTCTTTCACGATAATGGTTCCTTAAATAAATGCATTACTCCCTGATTTAGATACTAAAAGTATATACGGTAACTAATTTAGACAGCTAAACATGTATTAATGTTATTGCGGACATTGTTACTACGGCATAAGCAAAATATATTTATGCCCGTCCTCCTTTTGCAAAGGATAGTATATATATTCTCTTCTCTAAAGCGATCTTCATTGCAAGTGTTTACTAGTATTGCTTTGCTGCAGATTCCACTTAATCTTTATCTTATGAAAGTACAGCAGCACAACTCTCTTCTTGAAGCATTAGGACCCACTGGCGAATGAAGACAATTCCAGCCCATTCCTTGGCTCCACCCTCCATTTGCTCGTTGGGCACCTTGTATTCGATCCTCTCCCCAAGCTATTCGTTTTACCGTCCGTCTCTGGCGGCGTATCAGCGGCGGAAAATGTGACGGGAAGCGATATGTGAACCTGAAACACTACTGAGCCTGTGAAATCTCGGACTGGATACACAATAAGGTATAAATCGCCATATTTAACGGGATTTATGGAAACaacacatctatatatatatatatatatatatatatatatatatatatatatatatatatatatatatatatatatgaagctatGGAAACAAAGCGGAGTTCCACAAAAGTGAATCTTAACTTCAAAAGGCCATTGTCTACACATTTATAGCAatcaaatcataaaaaaatcttCACATCGTTTGATTCTTATGTGGTACCAAACTAAGTAACATTCACTTTCCTATTGATGACGGTAAAGACGGCAGTTCGTTATAAATGCGCCTATCTTAGACGATGGAATATAATTGGTAATACAGGGATATAGCGGATCACCAATGTTGGTTCACATATAGTTTGATGCTTGATAATCCAAGTGCAACCAAATTGGGCGAATTAACATTTGATCCACTTCAAGCATTTGTCCCAATCGATATCGTAAAAGTCCAACTTCACTTTTCAGCATTAAATGAACAAGTCCACGAAATCGCTAGTTATATATAACGGTTAAATACGTTGCCGTTTCAGCCATCGTCACCAAAGAAATCGGCCGAAATCTTTTTACAATAGAATCcgaaaaaacttttcaaaaaatgcaCGATGGGCAGAAGCTGTAGGTGCGGGGCAGGCTGCTTGTTTGTCTCAAAAGCGGCTGGAGTACCGCAGGTGGTGCGTGCTGAAACCAGCAGAACTCAAGCTCACAGAACTGACTACAAGGCCGGCACCAGCCTAATGCTGTACGTCTTTCTCTGTTCCAAACAACACCAACCACCCATAAAGGATTCCACTTTTGAGATATTTgattttctgttattttggccataattttttgtttttttaaatagtaGAGAAACCAGGAATGTCTGCACCGGCTTCTAACTTaggcaaaatttaaaaatgtaacGAATAATACGTGTTTACACATATctatcatttatttttgttttcttttaaatacgaatgtcaacggatcagattctaATATGATGTATAGCTAACCATATCAGATGTTCACCTATTGGAGTCGGATTCAAATcgaatacaaataaagaaaagtcatattcgaatccaaaatctgatttcatcatctgaatctatttttacatttatatctgaatatgaatttgaattttcaacttaatttttacctatttttaaaatataagagcattagatatatgatatttatttaagatTGACTCTATTCTAACTCTGAATCTAAAGCTCgttgaatatttatgtatatctaaatttgaatccggtaggatatttatgtatatgtaaatccaaattagatcagATGTCATTCCCTAAGTTTGCATccgatctaatttcttaatcatatattattttttaagttttttttttttggaataaaatCAATTGAATATCGGActtaaatcaaatatattgacatccctactactTTTAAGGGTACTTGTACTaaatttcttaaaacaaaaaagttacaACTGCTAGGTAATGTCTCAATGTCGTTGAGAAGGTCGTGCAGCTACATCGTCAATGaccttctcctttctcttttttttttttttcttagaatCAAATATTGGATTTTATAGGCTATAGAGTCCCCACCAGCCAAACCCCACCttccaaacaaataaaaaaaatgcatgtaatttttaaaaattttcatttgtccaatataaaatttttgaaaaattatatttcaacctttgttaaaattttgaaactatatttcaGCTTCATGGAAATTCTTGGCTCCACCTTGACATAggtgaatctctctctctctctccctatattctctctctctctctcccccctatatatatatatatatataaaattcttTTTCCCGTTTTAGTGCAAGACATCATGAAAGACCTTCACAAGATTTAAATGCATAGACACGAAAGGCCTGTCTTAGACTCCTCCCGTAGTCATTGGGGCACACTCTTGAAGTAcataaaattgaaatgaatTCCTGATGTGCCTATAAGTTAAGCTTGTGCAGCATATTATATTGCCATATAAACTGAACTCGCTTGTGGAAGCGAAGCCGGCTTCACTTGAGATGAGCTTGATGGTTATGTGGTGACTAATTTGCGGATGTTGGTGCGGCATACAAAAGGAGGCGTTTGAGAAGAGGTACATGGATAATAATTCACAATTTTTACCTTTCATGAAAATAAGTcataaaacattatattattgTACGTATTGGTGGTTGGAAGAAATTTGTACATACCCCTGAGGCTGAGAGGCAACATCCAACATAGGGCGCCCCACCCCATTGCCGTGGGGGGAGCCAACCCTGGCCCACCTCGTCCCCCACTTCCTCTTATCAAAAGCTGAAAAGCCCCTCCATAAAATGGAGCCTTCCGCTAAGCATTTCCCGTCCTCCGCCCCGCCTCCCCTCCTGGTCCCCTCCCCACATCAGGACCACCATTATTAGCACCCGCGGCAGTAGAAGCAGCAGCGCCACCGCAACCATCGCCATCATCATCCCCcttattttccttttgcttttcttttctatccTCCTCACAGGACCATTTCTCTAGACTCGCAGGCCGGAGCGAGATGACGACCCTTATGGCGTCCGTCAAGAGGGCCATCCGCCGTCGCTTCGGAAGGAGCGCACGGGTCGCCGACGAGAACACGCTGGTCTTGCCGGCGGAATTCGATGCCCAGCAGCAGATGAGAAACGGCGCTGGCGGGGGCGGGTTTTCCCTCCTCCAAGAGATCGCTGCCCTGCCGCTCGCGCTGCTGGCATGCGCCGCCTGCGTCCACCAGGGGGAAGAACACCCACCACTCGGGTGGCCGGATAACGGCGAGGCCGTCTCCAGGATTTCCGAGATCAACCATCTTATGGTGCGTGACAGCATGCGTTATGCCATTTTTGTGtgaaattttcttccttttttcacaatttcattgtAAAGTTCCCcatcaatagaaaaggcaagaaagcaaaaagagcaaaaaaattgaaagaaaagagGAGTGCGTAAATTGAATTTTTCGTTCTTTTCGCGGCGCCTTCTCGATTCTGTACATGTTTGTTCATAATGACGcctttatttctttcataatcGTTAAAATGGCATATCCCCAAATTGTTTTTCGAGCTGCTTTGCCCCCCTTTTATTCACGTAAGGTTACTTTTTCATATCTGGATTCATATGTTGCTATTTCctgtttgattttgttttatggTTTGAGTTTATGTAGCAATTTAACCATCAAATCAACAATTCATTTCGGAATTTCAGTTAGTACTTTTCTTGTTCTCTGAAGTTTAAACGTCCTCTCGGAACCCTAGCGAAAGAAGGAGATGATGTTGAAATTCTCCAACAAAACGAGTTCATCGGCGAGCTTTTACTTTCACGAAAACTGTTTTCTACAGCTTGCTAACTTTTAATCATCGCATTCAAGTGAAactaaaaagaagaatgaaggaaatGAGCGCGGTTCtcggaaagaaaaaatgatttttttcaagatgattaaaatcaacaaaaaatccTGCCAAGAACGATGACCAGGAAGTTGCCCTAGTTCTTAATTTCAAAATCACACGTGTACTTGTCATTCAACTACTGCACACaatgatttctcaaattttcttctcAAAGTTTCTGCCTAGTTTCTCGATTTGTCCCACTTTATCTGGAGAAGCGGAAGACCACCAACGAATTCGATCTCTGCGCCGGAGCTTCCGATGAGACCAGAAAAGGTTGCAAGAAAAACTTGTTAAAAGGAAGCAATCCATCCAAGTCTATTTTTGCTCTTTAAACATTTGCCCTAGCTGTTCGTACACTGGAGAAAAGGGGAAGAGTACTAAATTCCAATGTGGGAATGTTGGTGACTCATGTCATCATGGTCATGAGGATCGGCTCAGGATGATAGTGGCTTTGGGAGATATGACGCGGTAGGGCCAAGAACGAAGACTGTCTATCCACCCCAACCCCACAAATATCTTTTCTCAAACTTTCGATTAAAGGGTTAACTATTTCTCGCATTTCCAAGGAAATCAATATCTTCTCTTCCGCTTGTGCTAGTGGAGATACAAGAATTACGTTTGAAAAACTTCCTGAAATTTTTACGTGTCATAGCGTATTGAATTATTACGTTATTCCGCTCCATCCTTCGGGAATCCGGTGTGTGCGTTTCAAAGAAAGCTGCTTGTTGCCAAATGCCCGCTCTCTGTTATATAGTTCCTAAGACGGCATTTCCTAAGGTGGCATTTAAGGTGTCAGCGTTAGTGTCCTGTGTAGTTGATATTATGGCTAAGATGATTTTAGAGtttatttttggttttcttttttttagtgtggagtcagaaattttttttatgaggtgggttgaattaaagtttttaaattttaactaaagtcgaaatattatttttcaaaatttttatatagaacaagtataatttttaaaaagttacagatatatatattttttttaacatatggAGGTGGGGCTAGAATGCATGGGGACCCTACcccctaccttggctctgcccctggtcTTTTTCCATTTAGATGAAGTTGCTTATATGTAGTAATGATTTTATATGATACTCTATACAGTTTAGGGCTGCACGCAAGCCCAGTTGAGTTTCATAGAACAAACTCGAGCTCTACTCAACCATATAGCGCGTCATGCTCGACCTCAATTTGCTTAACTCGTTTTTCTtaacatgttttgtttcttttaacttgttagcttgtttttgttaatttaaCTTGTCTcgtttctttttaaattgttaaCTGTTTAACTTGTTTCATTTAATGAATTCAACTATGAGCGACCACCTaatagaaaattcaaagaaagaatgCACATATTCTACATCCAAATATCCATTAAAGAAAAACTTGGCAACAAAAAAGCCTCTCGTTCATAACACATTTATGTAGTCGAGCCAGGTAGAGTTTAAAGGAATCGAGTTTTTACAAGTCAAATTCGATTCGtttaatattttgaacataaatttaTACTCGAGCTTGATTTGTTCTCAAAACAGGTTTTTATGAGCAAGTCGAGCTCGGTTCGACTCTTGGTGCAGCCATATATTAAGGGAATAATTagtaccaattttttttttttcttttaaatttataaactttaccGAGTGCAGAGGCAAAACCCACACGGGGATTCCCTCGACTTCAATAAAAACCGACTGCCTCCGCCGTAGTCGCCCTAGCTTTCATTCCAAACCCATCGGAGCCTCGAAACCTGTCAGCCCATCACATACACAGTTCATTCAAACACATGAATGTTGACAAATAACGTTGTGTGACCAAGAAGACGGAAATGttattttcatatgaaatgCCACCAAGTGGAGGAAGATCCCAAATTAGTATTTATACTCGATATGTCAActattgtttttagtttttatcaTCCTTTGCTTTATCTTTCATCAGATTgtgaatgtttttctttatttccagAGGAAAGTTGTTTTGAAACGTTTCATGGGTATCATTATTTATTAATATTTAATTAAGTTCCCACTGCAAGCCATTCGGCGAGCAGCAACAACTGACTGGCTCATTGTGTCATGGAGACAAAGCACCAAGAATCCTTGTAATGTTGCAATCTA
Coding sequences:
- the LOC116245076 gene encoding uncharacterized protein LOC116245076, translated to MTTLMASVKRAIRRRFGRSARVADENTLVLPAEFDAQQQMRNGAGGGGFSLLQEIAALPLALLACAACVHQGEEHPPLGWPDNGEAVSRISEINHLMVRDSMRYAIFV